Proteins encoded in a region of the Neoarius graeffei isolate fNeoGra1 chromosome 3, fNeoGra1.pri, whole genome shotgun sequence genome:
- the rtn1b gene encoding reticulon-1b isoform X3, whose protein sequence is MELLYWRDVKQTGLVFSSVLLLLFSLTQFSVVSVVAYLALAALSTTISFRVYKSVLQAVQKTDEGHPFKSYLEMEMSLSHDQMQRYAENTQHYINSTLKELRRLFLVQDLVDSLKFAVVMWLLTYVGALFNGLTLLIMAVVSMFSMPVVYEKYQAQIDQYLGLIRTQVNTVVGKIQEKIPGAKRKAE, encoded by the exons ATGGAGCTGTTGTACTGGCGTGATGTGAAGCAGACTGGCCTGGTGTTTAGCAGTGTGCTGCTGCTGCTCTTCTCTCTGACTCAGTTCAGCGTGGTCAGTGTGGTGGCTTATTTGGCCCTCGCCGCTCTCTCCACCACCATCAGTTTCAGAGTTTACAAGTCCGTCCTCCAGGCAGTGCAGAAGACCGATGAGGGACACCCCTTTAA GTCATATCTGGAGATGGAGATGTCCCTGTCACATGATCAGATGCAGAGGTATGCCGAGAACACCCAGCACTACATTAACAGCACTCTGAAGGAGCTGCGCAGGCTATTCCTGGTGCAGGATCTGGTGGATTCACtaaag TTTGCAGTGGTCATGTGGCTGCTGACCTATGTGGGAGCGCTCTTCAATGGCCTCACTCTGCTTATCATGG CTGTGGTGTCCATGTTTTCCATGCCTGTGGTGTATGAGAAATACCAG GCACAGATTGACCAGTATTTAGGACTCATAAGGACTCAAGTAAACACGGTGGTGGGGAA GATTCAGGAGAAGATTCCAGGGGCAAAGCGAAAGGCTGAGTAA